One genomic window of Desmospora activa DSM 45169 includes the following:
- a CDS encoding YraN family protein, with the protein MSDRRRETGRIGEAVAVRRLRREGWQIIETNWRTRLGELDIIARDGDGTLVVVEVRTTRSRRFGYGFQSVDFRKQNQVRKLVLQYAQARGWENESMRIDVISILLSPQDEPERIDHLRGAF; encoded by the coding sequence ATGAGCGATCGCCGCCGGGAGACGGGGCGCATCGGAGAGGCTGTCGCCGTTCGCCGTTTGCGAAGGGAAGGGTGGCAGATAATCGAGACCAACTGGCGAACCCGTCTGGGTGAACTGGACATTATTGCTCGGGATGGCGACGGGACGTTGGTGGTGGTGGAAGTACGCACCACCCGCAGTCGCCGTTTCGGGTATGGTTTTCAATCGGTTGATTTCAGAAAACAGAATCAAGTCCGCAAATTGGTGCTCCAATATGCCCAAGCTCGCGGTTGGGAAAATGAATCGATGAGGATCGACGTGATCTCCATTTTATTATCACCGCAAGATGAGCCGGAAAGGATCGATCACTTGCGCGGGGCATTTTAA
- a CDS encoding ribonuclease HII has protein sequence MKAAGTIREIEARLKHGGLPAEEIEQLLLDSRAGVRRLALTYQRREERRRQEERRIEEMWQFERTYRQRGCRLIAGLDEAGRGPLAGPVVAAAVILPEDFDATGLNDSKKLTEQERLTLRQRIDRDAVAVAVGVADHRYIDEYNILQATFEAMRRAIAGLTVVPDQLLLDAVQIPGVTIPQEAIVKGDGLSHSIAAASIVAKTERDAWMARESIRYPNYGFEQNMGYGTPDHLVALERWGPTPIHRKSFAPVRERIQAKSGGGR, from the coding sequence GTGAAGGCGGCGGGGACGATTCGGGAAATTGAAGCACGCTTAAAACATGGAGGGTTGCCTGCTGAAGAAATTGAACAACTGCTGCTGGATTCGCGGGCGGGGGTCCGTCGGTTGGCACTGACCTACCAACGCCGAGAGGAACGCCGACGACAGGAAGAGCGCCGGATTGAGGAAATGTGGCAGTTTGAGCGTACATACCGTCAACGCGGTTGTCGTCTGATAGCCGGATTGGACGAAGCGGGGCGTGGCCCCTTGGCCGGTCCGGTTGTGGCGGCAGCGGTGATTTTGCCGGAGGATTTTGATGCTACCGGTTTAAACGATTCCAAAAAGCTGACGGAACAGGAACGGCTGACATTGCGACAGCGAATTGACCGCGATGCGGTGGCGGTGGCGGTCGGAGTGGCGGATCATCGCTATATCGATGAATACAACATCCTGCAAGCCACCTTTGAAGCGATGCGAAGGGCGATTGCGGGGTTGACGGTGGTCCCGGATCAGCTTTTACTGGATGCGGTTCAAATCCCCGGTGTCACGATTCCACAGGAGGCGATTGTAAAAGGAGACGGTTTAAGCCATTCGATTGCAGCTGCCTCCATTGTCGCCAAAACAGAGCGGGATGCGTGGATGGCAAGGGAAAGCATACGCTACCCAAACTATGGATTTGAGCAAAATATGGGATATGGCACACCCGATCATCTGGTAGCACTGGAGCGCTGGGGTCCGACTCCAATCCACCGTAAAAGTTTTGCTCCGGTGAGGGAACGGATTCAGGCGAAGTCAGGAGGAGGAAGGTGA
- the ylqF gene encoding ribosome biogenesis GTPase YlqF, producing the protein MTIQWFPGHMAKARRQVEEKLKQVDLVLELLDARLPLSSRNPLIDEVIKGKPRVILLTKSDLADPEVTQRWSEAFRRDGIKVLPIDILSGSGIKRIHTISRELMKEKLAAQMKKGIQRQRIRAMVLGVPNVGKSALINRLSGRSIAKTGDRPGVTRTQQWIKVGDGLELLDTPGILWPKFEDRVVGLRLAASGAIKEEILPIEEIGLYLLSYLGHRYPHVLNDRYRVENATADGLTLLEEVGRRRGCMRRGGEIDLGKAAEIVLRDFRSGRLGRITLELPDEGGSEESEGGGDDSGN; encoded by the coding sequence ATGACGATTCAATGGTTTCCCGGACATATGGCCAAAGCCCGTCGACAGGTGGAAGAAAAACTAAAACAGGTGGATCTCGTTTTGGAACTGTTAGACGCCCGTTTGCCTCTGTCCAGTCGTAATCCTTTAATTGATGAAGTGATAAAGGGGAAGCCCCGGGTGATTCTGTTGACCAAAAGTGATTTAGCAGATCCTGAGGTGACCCAGCGTTGGAGTGAAGCATTTCGCCGTGACGGTATTAAAGTGCTTCCCATCGATATTCTCAGCGGCAGCGGCATCAAGCGGATTCATACCATCAGTCGTGAATTGATGAAAGAAAAACTGGCCGCACAGATGAAAAAGGGGATTCAACGACAACGCATACGGGCGATGGTGCTAGGGGTGCCCAATGTGGGAAAATCGGCCTTGATCAATCGCTTATCCGGTCGCAGTATTGCAAAGACCGGCGACCGCCCCGGCGTCACCCGTACCCAACAATGGATTAAGGTTGGGGATGGGCTGGAGTTGCTGGATACCCCTGGCATCCTGTGGCCCAAGTTTGAAGATCGTGTAGTCGGTTTACGGTTGGCTGCCAGCGGAGCGATCAAGGAAGAGATTCTGCCGATTGAGGAGATTGGGCTATATCTCTTATCCTATCTGGGCCACCGCTATCCCCATGTGTTAAACGATCGTTATCGTGTGGAGAACGCTACTGCTGACGGTTTAACTCTGTTGGAAGAAGTGGGGCGTCGCCGCGGATGTATGCGTCGAGGCGGCGAGATTGACTTAGGAAAAGCGGCAGAAATCGTCTTGCGGGATTTTCGTTCCGGCCGTTTGGGACGGATTACGCTGGAACTTCCCGATGAGGGGGGGAGTGAGGAGAGTGAAGGCGGCGGGGACGATTCGGGAAATTGA
- the lepB gene encoding signal peptidase I: MSEFIPRSTRHNRESNEAWEWVQALAIAVILALVIRTFIFSPFSVSGPSMLSTLHNGDLVIVNKVIYHFHDPKPGEVIVFHASENKDYIKRVIAMPGQTVSAQNNVVRVDGESIDEPYIDNGNRTADFGPVEVPPGHIFVMGDNRMNSSDSRDSSLGTVPLDQVVGRADVIFWPLEDFSLLW; this comes from the coding sequence ATGAGTGAGTTCATCCCCCGTTCAACCAGACATAACCGGGAAAGCAACGAAGCTTGGGAATGGGTGCAAGCCTTGGCCATTGCCGTGATTTTAGCTTTGGTCATTCGTACGTTCATCTTTTCCCCTTTTAGCGTGTCTGGCCCCTCCATGCTCTCCACCCTGCACAATGGTGATCTGGTGATCGTGAATAAGGTAATTTATCATTTTCACGATCCAAAACCAGGTGAAGTGATTGTCTTTCATGCATCGGAAAACAAGGATTACATCAAACGCGTCATCGCCATGCCCGGCCAAACCGTTAGTGCCCAAAACAATGTGGTCCGTGTGGACGGTGAAAGCATTGATGAGCCTTACATAGATAATGGAAACCGGACAGCGGATTTTGGACCGGTTGAAGTGCCCCCAGGTCATATTTTCGTCATGGGAGACAATCGGATGAATTCCAGCGACAGTCGGGACAGTAGTTTAGGTACCGTGCCTTTAGATCAAGTGGTTGGAAGGGCGGATGTGATTTTCTGGCCGCTTGAAGATTTTTCCCTATTGTGGTGA
- the rplS gene encoding 50S ribosomal protein L19 produces the protein MNQVVRELGEGQLRKDVPQFRAGDTVRVHVKVVEGQRERIQVFEGVVIQRRGGGISETFTVRKISYGVGVERTFPLHSPRIDKIEVMRRGKVRRAKLFYLRNLRGKAARIKEIH, from the coding sequence ATGAACCAAGTCGTACGTGAATTGGGTGAAGGCCAATTGCGGAAAGATGTCCCTCAGTTTCGTGCCGGTGATACGGTTCGTGTGCACGTTAAGGTTGTCGAGGGACAACGGGAACGGATTCAGGTATTTGAAGGCGTGGTGATCCAACGGCGCGGAGGTGGGATCTCCGAAACCTTCACGGTTCGTAAGATCTCCTATGGTGTGGGTGTGGAACGGACATTCCCGTTGCACTCGCCGCGGATTGACAAGATTGAGGTGATGCGTCGCGGGAAAGTGCGTCGCGCCAAACTCTTCTATCTCCGCAACCTGCGCGGTAAAGCCGCTCGTATCAAGGAGATTCACTAA
- the trmD gene encoding tRNA (guanosine(37)-N1)-methyltransferase TrmD: MRFDVLTLFPGMFEGFLSSSIIKRAIEQGLVEASIVNFREYSTDKHRVVDDTPYGGGGGMVLKPEPLFHAVEALTEGLNSRPLVLMMSPQGVPFTQKKAEELSRFPRLILLCGHYEGFDERIRQHLVDEEISIGDYVLTGGELPAMVMMDSLIRLVPGVLGNAGSAEEDSFSTGLLEYPQYTRPADFRGWKVPDVLLSGHHAAIERWRRQQSLQRTFKRRPDLLEDAPLTDEERNWLKQRKSD, from the coding sequence GTGCGCTTTGATGTTTTGACGCTGTTTCCCGGAATGTTTGAGGGCTTTTTATCCTCCAGCATCATCAAACGAGCCATTGAACAAGGATTGGTTGAGGCATCGATCGTCAATTTCAGGGAGTATAGCACCGATAAACACCGGGTGGTTGACGATACTCCTTATGGCGGTGGCGGTGGCATGGTGCTAAAGCCGGAACCGTTGTTTCATGCGGTGGAAGCCCTGACGGAAGGGTTGAACAGCCGTCCTCTGGTCCTGATGATGAGTCCACAAGGGGTTCCCTTCACGCAGAAAAAGGCGGAAGAATTATCCCGTTTTCCTCGACTCATCCTGCTCTGTGGCCATTATGAGGGTTTTGATGAGCGTATTCGCCAACACTTGGTGGATGAGGAGATATCCATCGGGGATTATGTCCTCACCGGCGGCGAACTGCCTGCGATGGTGATGATGGACAGCTTGATCCGCTTAGTGCCCGGTGTGTTGGGCAATGCGGGATCGGCAGAGGAGGATTCGTTTTCAACCGGTCTCCTGGAATATCCTCAATATACCCGACCTGCCGATTTTCGGGGATGGAAGGTGCCTGACGTGCTCCTATCCGGCCACCATGCGGCGATTGAGCGCTGGCGTCGACAACAATCGTTGCAGCGGACATTCAAGCGCCGTCCCGATCTGCTAGAAGACGCCCCCTTGACCGATGAGGAACGTAACTGGTTAAAACAGCGAAAATCCGACTGA
- the rimM gene encoding ribosome maturation factor RimM (Essential for efficient processing of 16S rRNA) yields MTRPNWLVVGHIAGTHGIRGEVRVISRTDFPEVRFAPGARLLLSHDSREGMQSLTVERSRPHKKGYILQFREWTDINQAELYKGSTLVVDPDEAVDSGDEEFYFHEILGCEVFTTDGERVGTITDILQPGANDVWVVQPGPGEREWLIPYIDDVVRSVDVSAKHVVIHWMEGLENLR; encoded by the coding sequence ATGACCCGGCCTAATTGGCTCGTCGTCGGCCATATCGCTGGTACCCACGGCATCCGGGGGGAGGTTCGCGTCATTTCGCGGACAGATTTTCCGGAAGTACGGTTTGCGCCGGGAGCTCGGCTCCTGCTGTCTCACGATAGCCGGGAAGGGATGCAATCGTTGACGGTGGAACGATCCCGCCCCCACAAAAAGGGGTATATCCTTCAATTCCGGGAGTGGACGGATATCAACCAAGCAGAACTTTATAAAGGAAGCACCTTGGTTGTTGATCCAGATGAAGCGGTGGACAGCGGTGACGAGGAGTTTTATTTTCATGAGATTTTAGGGTGTGAAGTTTTCACCACGGATGGAGAGCGGGTGGGAACGATCACCGATATCTTGCAGCCGGGTGCCAACGATGTCTGGGTGGTTCAACCCGGACCAGGCGAACGTGAGTGGCTGATTCCCTACATCGACGACGTGGTGCGTTCGGTGGATGTATCCGCTAAGCATGTGGTGATCCATTGGATGGAAGGGTTGGAGAATTTGAGGTGA
- a CDS encoding KH domain-containing protein → MKELIEVIAKALVDHPEQVQVRERQQDKMIVYQLSVAPEDMGKVIGKQGRIAKALRTVVGAAAVKKEERVHVEIV, encoded by the coding sequence ATGAAGGAATTGATCGAGGTGATCGCGAAGGCCCTGGTCGATCATCCAGAGCAGGTTCAGGTACGTGAGCGGCAGCAGGATAAGATGATTGTTTATCAACTCTCTGTCGCTCCAGAGGACATGGGGAAAGTGATCGGCAAACAAGGTCGGATCGCCAAAGCGCTTCGTACTGTGGTAGGGGCTGCTGCAGTTAAAAAAGAGGAGCGCGTCCACGTCGAGATCGTCTGA
- the rpsP gene encoding 30S ribosomal protein S16 encodes MAVKIRLKRMGAKKAPFYRLVVADSRAPRDGRFIEEIGYYNPLTQPAQVKIDEEKALKWLATGAQPSDTVKNLFRKEGLLKKVHEAKNQK; translated from the coding sequence ATGGCAGTGAAGATTCGTCTCAAGCGGATGGGAGCGAAGAAAGCCCCTTTCTATCGTCTGGTAGTGGCGGATTCCCGCGCTCCTCGTGACGGCCGCTTCATTGAGGAAATCGGTTACTATAATCCCCTGACCCAACCGGCTCAGGTGAAAATCGATGAAGAGAAAGCCCTCAAATGGTTGGCCACCGGTGCACAGCCCTCTGATACAGTTAAAAACCTGTTTCGGAAAGAAGGCTTACTCAAAAAAGTACATGAAGCCAAGAACCAAAAGTAA